A single genomic interval of Chitinophaga sp. 180180018-3 harbors:
- the recB gene encoding exodeoxyribonuclease V subunit beta produces the protein MIDSITYQKFDAATVPLEGSNLIEASAGTGKTYSIAILVLRLILEQKLSVKEILMVTFTRAAVAELEERIRLFIRQAYKVSRGQEISDDKIMNLVLEVIDPEDPFPVQQLLRDAILLLDETSVLTIHGFCQQTLNEYAFETNQLFGAQMVPDLTPVIENELNKFWRKQVTTLPVPLLEQIWQEDLKQTILNIIREHLSGKRFLGYHNDVPDHITAPMLDEWQQQLERLNAEVQNAIDALYVGITANAEQLTAACLANRNTKDWPELVKQPEALVARIREKKDKVKFIADVFPDLLQEIEQTDELKKLVENYQEEIRRQLCYTAIREISEQVRLFKERSNMMGYDDLINNLHTALVKNNNQALATSLRNKYKAVFVDEFQDTDKEQFEIFDRAFGQDTILFYIGDPKQSIYAWRKADIFTYFNARNGVQQVYDMNENYRSSENMISAMNVFFEPTTGFPTFDFTSGSESINYIHVNSPAGNRKGFLFYGDKKEVPLAVITCDKKETIHQAVAAQIAQLLLDKRFRIENKADSQHIVPSDIGILVRTGQEGRAVKHALSKLGIPAVTIDEAKVLQSDEAVQLLHLLEAMEAPDRSSINRALLSTFTGYNTSTILQLDDETVLDLFSKYRTLWLRDGAYTALMEFITDFSVRQVLLDGHTENGERIITNFYQLSELVHQVQSRKNLSMRDLISWLKRGIDGMTTEGDEYAQRVESDEDAVNIVTIHKSKGLEYKIVLAPFLDFVEKEKDDNLVSFRDPDTGEYLGSQKKLLSETQIAHYQQQQEQENRRLIYVAITRAVYKCYLFRNSYHYFKDSSLAVFLKELASAVPDPALIDLQVPIPAAPEQSYRQQATKGALAVNRIPANFHLREENWRKMSYTMLAAKPEQRPRGRAAQPSDPYDNFIFNTLRRGAKTGNLLHYIFENINFADPSRWEHWLEEAIRHFVPGQREAYLERLHEMLQHVMYSNISINGTSFQLAAVGRHQRLAEFEFDFPVPVFKSGLLNNLSDEQVSIIVKRFPEYGTQELEGIMNGKVDLFFEHQGKFYILDWKSNYLGSNLPDYDEAGLAAAMNENNYHLQYYIYTVAIKKYLESRIPGFDYATQFGGVIYCFVRGVRNNSSQGFFTTKPAVAKIELLEKIITNQE, from the coding sequence ATGATCGATAGTATTACATATCAGAAATTTGATGCGGCTACCGTACCACTGGAAGGCAGCAACCTCATTGAGGCCAGCGCCGGCACCGGAAAAACCTATTCCATTGCCATATTGGTATTGCGGTTGATACTGGAACAAAAGCTGTCGGTCAAAGAAATTCTGATGGTTACCTTCACGAGGGCTGCTGTGGCAGAGCTGGAAGAACGCATACGGCTGTTTATCCGGCAGGCCTATAAAGTAAGCAGGGGGCAGGAAATCAGCGATGATAAGATCATGAACCTGGTGCTGGAAGTAATTGATCCGGAAGATCCATTTCCGGTGCAGCAACTGCTTCGTGATGCCATTTTGCTGCTGGATGAAACATCGGTGTTAACCATACATGGCTTCTGTCAGCAAACCCTGAATGAATATGCGTTCGAAACCAACCAGCTTTTCGGTGCACAAATGGTGCCCGACCTGACGCCGGTTATCGAAAATGAGCTGAATAAATTCTGGCGCAAACAAGTAACCACGCTCCCTGTTCCGCTACTGGAACAGATCTGGCAGGAAGATCTGAAGCAAACGATACTGAATATCATCCGGGAACATCTCAGCGGAAAAAGATTTCTTGGATACCACAACGATGTACCCGATCATATCACCGCACCCATGCTGGACGAATGGCAGCAACAATTGGAACGGCTAAACGCAGAAGTACAGAACGCCATTGACGCGCTGTACGTCGGCATTACAGCCAATGCGGAGCAACTTACGGCTGCCTGTCTTGCTAACAGGAACACCAAAGACTGGCCCGAACTTGTTAAACAACCCGAAGCACTGGTTGCCAGGATCCGGGAGAAAAAAGATAAGGTTAAGTTCATTGCGGACGTTTTCCCTGATCTGTTACAAGAAATAGAGCAAACAGATGAATTGAAAAAACTGGTAGAAAATTACCAGGAAGAAATACGGCGGCAGCTCTGCTATACTGCCATCAGAGAAATCAGCGAGCAGGTGCGCCTGTTCAAAGAGCGCAGTAATATGATGGGATATGATGATCTCATCAACAACCTTCACACAGCGCTGGTGAAAAATAATAACCAGGCATTGGCCACTTCTCTCCGCAATAAATACAAGGCAGTATTTGTAGACGAATTCCAGGATACAGATAAAGAACAGTTCGAGATATTTGACAGGGCTTTCGGCCAGGATACCATCCTGTTCTATATCGGCGATCCCAAGCAAAGCATTTATGCGTGGCGGAAAGCTGATATCTTCACCTATTTCAACGCCCGCAACGGCGTGCAGCAGGTGTACGATATGAATGAGAACTATCGCTCTTCTGAGAATATGATCAGTGCAATGAACGTGTTCTTTGAGCCCACAACCGGATTTCCGACTTTCGATTTTACAAGCGGCAGCGAAAGCATCAACTATATTCACGTTAACAGCCCTGCAGGTAACAGAAAAGGATTTTTATTTTATGGAGATAAGAAAGAAGTACCGCTCGCTGTAATTACCTGTGATAAAAAAGAAACGATCCATCAGGCGGTTGCTGCCCAGATTGCGCAACTATTGCTGGATAAGCGTTTCAGGATCGAAAACAAGGCTGACTCCCAGCATATCGTGCCTTCCGATATCGGGATACTGGTACGCACCGGCCAGGAAGGCAGAGCTGTTAAGCATGCGCTCTCCAAACTGGGTATTCCTGCTGTTACGATCGATGAAGCCAAAGTGCTGCAATCCGACGAGGCCGTACAGCTGCTGCACTTGCTGGAAGCCATGGAAGCCCCGGACCGCTCTTCGATCAACCGCGCGTTATTAAGCACCTTTACCGGCTATAATACGAGTACCATACTGCAGCTCGACGATGAAACGGTACTGGATCTTTTCAGCAAATACAGAACCCTCTGGCTCCGCGATGGCGCCTACACTGCCCTGATGGAGTTTATCACCGATTTCAGCGTGCGCCAGGTACTGCTTGATGGCCATACCGAAAACGGGGAACGCATCATCACCAATTTCTATCAGCTATCGGAATTGGTGCACCAGGTGCAGAGCAGGAAAAACCTTTCCATGCGCGATCTGATCTCCTGGCTCAAACGTGGGATAGATGGGATGACAACAGAAGGAGACGAATACGCACAGCGGGTGGAAAGTGATGAAGATGCAGTAAACATCGTGACCATCCATAAAAGCAAAGGACTGGAGTATAAGATTGTGCTGGCGCCTTTCCTTGATTTTGTGGAGAAAGAGAAAGATGATAACCTGGTTAGCTTCCGCGACCCGGACACCGGCGAATACCTGGGCAGCCAGAAAAAGCTGTTATCTGAAACCCAGATCGCCCACTACCAGCAACAACAGGAACAGGAAAACCGCCGGCTTATTTATGTAGCTATCACCAGGGCTGTATACAAATGCTACCTGTTCAGGAATAGTTATCACTATTTCAAAGATTCGTCGCTGGCTGTGTTCCTGAAGGAGCTGGCCAGCGCAGTTCCCGATCCGGCATTGATCGACCTTCAGGTTCCGATACCGGCTGCACCGGAGCAAAGCTACCGGCAGCAGGCCACTAAAGGGGCGCTGGCCGTTAACCGGATCCCCGCAAACTTTCATCTGCGGGAAGAGAACTGGCGGAAGATGAGTTATACCATGCTGGCAGCCAAACCGGAACAACGGCCCCGTGGCCGCGCGGCTCAGCCTTCGGACCCTTACGATAATTTTATCTTCAATACCCTGCGCCGGGGCGCCAAAACAGGTAACCTGCTGCACTACATCTTCGAAAATATCAATTTCGCGGACCCCTCCCGGTGGGAGCACTGGCTGGAAGAAGCCATCCGTCATTTCGTTCCCGGGCAAAGAGAGGCATATCTCGAACGGCTACACGAAATGTTGCAACATGTCATGTACTCCAACATCAGCATCAACGGAACAAGTTTCCAGCTGGCGGCTGTTGGCCGTCATCAGCGCCTGGCAGAATTCGAATTCGATTTTCCCGTACCTGTATTTAAGTCCGGGTTGCTCAACAATCTGTCGGACGAACAGGTAAGCATTATCGTAAAACGATTCCCGGAATATGGTACGCAGGAGCTGGAAGGCATCATGAATGGTAAAGTGGATTTGTTTTTCGAACACCAGGGCAAATTTTACATTCTCGACTGGAAATCGAATTACCTCGGCAGCAATTTACCGGACTACGATGAAGCTGGCCTTGCTGCTGCCATGAACGAAAACAATTATCATCTCCAGTACTACATCTACACAGTAGCGATAAAAAAATATCTCGAAAGCCGTATACCTGGTTTCGATTACGCAACCCAGTTTGGTGGCGTCATCTATTGTTTTGTTCGTGGTGTGAGAAATAATAGCTCACAGGGTTTTTTCACAACGAAACCGGCCGTTGCGAAGATTGAGCTGCTGGAGAAAATAATTACGAATCAGGAATAG
- the recC gene encoding exodeoxyribonuclease V subunit gamma produces MALFLKVSNSLDSLSSGLADDLRDAGNSVFQPHYIITQTEGMNNWLKLQLAGQLGIAANCRFLKPNDLLYQLYVILGGPHSEVLSPQNLSWLVFKLLGQEEFIAKYPAVAAYYTNHGSESDLKRMALAEKVADLFDQYQVYRPEMIQAWTFTDTPALASAGWQHWLWVKVKQLSGGSLPDKTIAGNFILDALHSNSQKSGLATRMPAIHLFGLSIITAYHVKILHELSAFIDVHFHIINPAPVTFWFDDRNEKQLARWRQKGLNDIEDPKAGNALLTGWGRVIQDSFSLFFAYDAFINAYQEIELVEPATDSLLHKIQHDIFSAATTNRQPISSRDITDGSITINACYTIAREVEVLYNYLVHLVAGRKEKLSPRDIVVMVSDIDAYAPYIKAVFNNAPYTFRYTIADESYTDNDNLFNALHAVLTMNEENFKAETIMQLLDFSYIRKRFNLYDTALIRRIIEAANIRFGISGSKKDETHFVSWQYGIQRIMYGICMSGGEEYGSGDDSFFPLDIIEGSDADEVIRFCHFADVLMSSIVDRRRSRSIVEWVAYTEQVLHNLVFEPVEEIDEDYNTLIKQLTAYNALNEFMREKVTFEVFSHSFLDSLTGSTRSGLFVNGGITFCSLIPMRSIPFKVVALMGLNYDKFPRRENKSSFNLMEQQRQKGDRNVKENDKHLFLETLLSAREHLYISYLGKNARDNTDLPPSALVDELIDYIEAGTPAPEKVREQLVTLQPLQSFSRKYAGTNEKLFSYLSARESGKNAFINDSKIVTPATFEEIGLEELISFFKNPFRAYYNKVLGIRYNDNQLLLSETEIFSLDRLQQRKVKDDLLPVPGTALELLQRELVKKGRLPLRNMAAVTMQRMEELVDPVRDLYNTFTAGAVEKRATIELMADNSMLKGNIRAFNDTLVHVSWASRESKYLMEAYLRYLAGRSANLVNDLCFISGTRKEEAFRAQPLSQDEALRRLTDIVRIYKTGFSRVVTFYPDLEIEEKDWLKMDLKRLNDKISGIITKYESPDPYLVQVYEQGYFEREQALVDYADIYDKLIAPVKTLIPGYSETPDKKHDR; encoded by the coding sequence ATGGCATTGTTTTTAAAGGTTTCGAACTCATTGGACAGCTTATCATCCGGATTGGCAGATGACCTCCGGGATGCAGGCAACAGTGTGTTCCAGCCTCACTATATCATCACCCAGACGGAAGGTATGAATAACTGGCTGAAACTTCAGCTGGCCGGCCAACTGGGTATTGCAGCCAACTGCCGTTTCCTGAAGCCCAACGACCTGCTTTACCAGCTGTATGTTATCCTGGGCGGGCCTCATTCAGAGGTGTTATCGCCGCAAAATCTTAGCTGGCTGGTATTCAAATTGCTGGGGCAGGAAGAGTTTATTGCCAAATACCCGGCTGTAGCCGCATACTATACTAATCACGGATCTGAGAGCGATCTTAAACGCATGGCGCTGGCAGAAAAAGTAGCGGATCTTTTCGATCAGTACCAGGTATACCGTCCGGAAATGATCCAGGCATGGACCTTTACTGATACCCCGGCCCTTGCATCAGCAGGCTGGCAGCACTGGCTCTGGGTAAAAGTAAAACAGCTCTCCGGCGGCTCACTGCCCGACAAAACTATTGCCGGTAACTTCATCCTGGATGCGTTGCACAGCAACAGCCAGAAATCCGGACTGGCCACGCGTATGCCGGCCATCCACCTTTTCGGGCTGTCGATCATCACCGCTTACCATGTGAAGATCCTGCATGAGCTGTCGGCGTTCATCGATGTACACTTTCATATTATTAACCCGGCGCCGGTGACTTTCTGGTTCGACGACCGGAACGAAAAACAACTGGCCCGGTGGCGGCAAAAAGGACTCAATGACATCGAAGATCCCAAAGCAGGTAATGCGCTGCTAACCGGCTGGGGCAGAGTGATCCAGGACAGCTTCTCTCTTTTCTTTGCCTATGATGCTTTCATCAATGCCTACCAGGAAATTGAACTCGTTGAGCCGGCTACTGACAGCCTGCTGCATAAAATTCAACATGATATTTTTTCCGCAGCAACTACCAACAGGCAGCCAATCAGTTCCCGGGATATTACCGATGGTTCCATTACCATCAATGCCTGCTATACTATTGCCCGCGAAGTAGAAGTATTGTACAATTACCTGGTACACCTGGTTGCCGGGCGTAAGGAAAAATTATCTCCACGCGATATTGTTGTGATGGTAAGCGATATAGATGCGTATGCGCCCTATATCAAAGCCGTTTTTAACAATGCTCCTTATACGTTCAGGTATACCATTGCTGATGAAAGCTATACGGACAACGACAATCTTTTTAATGCCCTGCATGCAGTACTCACCATGAATGAAGAGAACTTCAAGGCAGAGACCATCATGCAGTTGCTCGACTTTTCATATATCCGTAAACGTTTTAATCTTTATGACACCGCGCTGATACGCCGTATCATAGAAGCTGCCAATATCCGCTTTGGTATCAGTGGCAGTAAAAAGGACGAAACTCATTTCGTGAGCTGGCAGTACGGGATACAACGTATCATGTACGGCATCTGCATGAGTGGGGGAGAAGAGTACGGCAGTGGCGACGACAGCTTCTTTCCGCTGGATATCATTGAAGGCAGCGATGCCGATGAGGTGATTCGCTTCTGTCATTTTGCCGACGTGCTTATGTCGTCGATCGTTGATCGCCGGCGCAGCCGTAGCATCGTGGAATGGGTGGCCTACACAGAGCAGGTATTGCACAACCTGGTGTTTGAGCCAGTAGAAGAAATAGATGAAGACTACAACACCCTGATAAAACAACTCACTGCATACAATGCGCTGAATGAGTTCATGCGAGAAAAAGTGACTTTCGAAGTATTCAGTCACAGCTTCCTCGACAGTCTCACCGGAAGCACCCGGAGCGGGCTGTTTGTAAACGGCGGTATTACCTTTTGTTCGCTTATACCGATGCGCAGTATACCTTTTAAGGTAGTAGCACTGATGGGATTGAACTACGACAAATTCCCCCGCCGGGAAAACAAGTCCAGTTTTAACCTGATGGAACAGCAGCGACAGAAAGGCGACCGTAACGTAAAGGAAAACGATAAGCACTTATTTCTTGAAACACTACTATCGGCAAGGGAACATTTATACATCAGCTATCTTGGGAAAAATGCCAGGGATAATACAGATCTTCCGCCCTCTGCACTGGTGGATGAACTGATCGATTATATAGAAGCTGGTACTCCGGCTCCGGAAAAGGTACGAGAACAACTGGTGACGTTGCAGCCGCTGCAAAGCTTCAGCAGGAAATATGCAGGTACCAACGAAAAATTGTTCTCCTATCTGAGTGCCCGGGAATCCGGTAAAAATGCATTTATTAACGACAGTAAGATAGTTACACCGGCAACTTTTGAAGAGATAGGCCTGGAAGAGCTAATCAGCTTTTTTAAGAATCCGTTCAGGGCATATTACAACAAAGTGCTGGGTATACGATACAACGACAACCAGCTGCTGCTGAGCGAAACAGAAATTTTCAGTCTTGACCGCCTGCAGCAACGCAAGGTAAAAGACGACCTGCTGCCGGTACCTGGTACCGCTCTGGAGCTGCTGCAGCGGGAGCTGGTAAAAAAAGGCAGGCTACCCCTGCGCAATATGGCAGCTGTAACGATGCAGCGGATGGAAGAGCTGGTAGATCCTGTGCGTGACCTGTATAATACCTTTACCGCAGGTGCAGTGGAGAAACGCGCCACGATAGAATTAATGGCGGATAACAGTATGCTAAAAGGCAATATCCGCGCATTCAACGATACACTCGTACATGTTTCCTGGGCCAGCAGGGAAAGCAAATACCTGATGGAGGCCTATCTCCGGTACCTGGCGGGGCGATCAGCCAATTTGGTGAACGACCTTTGTTTTATTTCGGGTACCAGGAAAGAAGAAGCATTCAGGGCGCAGCCGCTCAGCCAGGATGAAGCGTTGCGTCGCCTTACAGATATCGTCAGGATATACAAAACCGGTTTCAGCAGAGTGGTGACCTTCTATCCCGACCTGGAAATAGAAGAAAAAGACTGGCTCAAGATGGATCTTAAAAGGTTGAATGATAAGATCTCCGGTATTATCACAAAATACGAATCACCTGATCCCTACCTGGTACAGGTATACGAACAGGGATACTTTGAGCGGGAACAGGCACTGGTAGATTATGCAGATATCTACGACAAGCTGATTGCTCCTGTCAAAACGCTGATCCCGGGATATTCAGAAACACCAGATAAAAAGCATGATCGATAG
- the recD gene encoding exodeoxyribonuclease V subunit alpha, whose protein sequence is MRNLSTLNDVHQQFAEYFDIPALKPYAYLLSKKGSEGHICLYLDKIAAEKDILPEIYQKIDLNNDALGSIPLVGLQGNDKQPFVIYENRLYLQRYFRYESSFLRCIRQFLENEKALLAERTALLQTQQSLIQRLFAGSTGNEADWQLAAAITGVLNNFTIITGGPGTGKTTTVAKILAILYATDPALKVALAAPTGKAAARMAESLRNTNVDADDAIIERFRGLQPATIHRLLKPAIGTPYFRHRRDNPLNYDVVIVDECSMIDVALFSKLLDAIDPRTRIILLGDKDQLASVEAGSLFGDLCQAQEHLNVFSPERRQFINHFISNISRQIPVSHERSNDSHPLFEHLVELRHSHRFTGNTGIGKFSKAIINNDIPVISSFFPPLEDEQVVVDPSAAVTLFEDFIAGYAAFIREKDITTALKLLNARRVLTAVREGPAGLYAVNKQIEKYLFDKKLITAHTEFYENRPVILTRNYYEHGLFNGDTGIIRPDENGVLMAWFEDSTGTLKAVLPGYLTQAETAFAMTIHKSQGSEFGEVLVLLPNSADVPILTRELLYTAVSRARTKVYVQGSPEVILQAAGRFVERASGIASRFRETKTTAN, encoded by the coding sequence ATGCGAAATTTATCTACCCTTAATGATGTACATCAGCAGTTCGCCGAGTATTTCGATATACCGGCACTGAAACCATATGCTTACCTGTTATCAAAGAAGGGGAGTGAAGGGCATATATGCCTTTACCTGGATAAAATTGCTGCAGAGAAAGACATCCTGCCGGAAATCTATCAGAAAATTGATCTCAATAACGATGCCCTCGGAAGTATTCCGCTGGTAGGCCTGCAGGGCAACGACAAACAGCCGTTCGTTATTTATGAGAACAGACTATACCTCCAGCGGTATTTCAGGTATGAATCTTCTTTTCTACGCTGCATTCGTCAGTTCCTGGAAAATGAAAAAGCATTGCTGGCGGAAAGAACGGCACTGCTGCAAACGCAGCAATCGCTTATTCAGCGGCTATTTGCAGGGAGCACAGGCAACGAAGCCGACTGGCAGCTGGCTGCGGCCATTACGGGTGTATTGAATAATTTCACCATCATCACCGGCGGGCCGGGAACCGGCAAAACCACTACCGTAGCTAAAATACTGGCCATCCTATATGCAACTGATCCGGCATTGAAAGTGGCACTGGCGGCGCCTACCGGGAAAGCTGCCGCCCGTATGGCGGAAAGCCTGCGCAACACCAATGTGGATGCAGATGATGCCATCATTGAAAGGTTCAGGGGGCTGCAGCCCGCTACCATACACCGTTTACTGAAACCGGCTATAGGTACGCCCTACTTCCGGCATCGCAGAGATAACCCATTGAATTATGATGTGGTGATTGTGGATGAGTGTTCTATGATAGATGTAGCCTTATTCTCCAAACTACTCGACGCTATTGATCCGCGGACACGGATCATTCTGCTGGGCGATAAAGATCAGCTGGCCTCCGTGGAAGCAGGCAGCCTCTTTGGTGATCTTTGCCAGGCGCAGGAACATTTGAATGTCTTCTCCCCGGAAAGACGGCAGTTTATCAATCACTTTATCAGCAACATCAGCAGGCAGATCCCGGTCAGTCATGAACGCTCAAACGATTCTCATCCGTTGTTTGAACATCTCGTGGAATTGCGGCACAGTCATCGTTTCACGGGAAACACCGGCATCGGAAAATTCAGCAAGGCTATTATCAATAACGATATCCCTGTTATCAGTTCCTTCTTTCCTCCTTTGGAAGATGAACAGGTAGTGGTAGATCCATCTGCTGCGGTAACCCTGTTTGAAGATTTTATAGCAGGCTACGCTGCTTTCATTCGTGAAAAAGATATCACCACCGCACTGAAGCTCCTGAATGCCCGGCGTGTGCTCACTGCTGTGAGAGAAGGGCCTGCTGGTCTTTATGCAGTGAATAAACAAATTGAAAAATATCTTTTCGATAAAAAATTGATCACCGCGCATACGGAATTCTATGAAAACCGGCCGGTGATACTCACCCGGAATTACTATGAGCATGGGCTGTTCAACGGCGATACCGGTATTATCCGGCCCGATGAAAACGGCGTGCTCATGGCCTGGTTCGAAGACAGTACAGGAACGCTGAAAGCCGTGCTACCCGGATACCTTACACAGGCTGAAACAGCCTTTGCTATGACTATCCATAAAAGCCAGGGATCGGAGTTCGGGGAAGTGCTGGTATTACTTCCCAATTCAGCAGATGTTCCTATCCTGACCAGGGAACTGTTGTATACAGCAGTAAGCCGGGCCAGGACCAAAGTATATGTACAAGGCTCTCCGGAGGTTATCCTCCAGGCGGCAGGACGTTTTGTGGAAAGAGCTTCGGGAATTGCATCGAGGTTCAGAGAAACAAAAACAACAGCAAATTAA
- the pth2 gene encoding aminoacyl-tRNA hydrolase, with the protein MASRIVKQVIVMRKDLNMRKGKMIAQGAHASIAFLTRQATIEGATLQTPLRNPEEVLEWMTRGFTKICLSVDSEDELDRVYQQAVEDGLNATLITDSGLTEFGGVPTKTCCAIGPNLNEEIDRITKDLKLL; encoded by the coding sequence ATGGCGTCCAGGATAGTTAAACAGGTAATAGTGATGCGCAAGGATCTGAACATGCGCAAAGGAAAGATGATCGCGCAGGGAGCGCATGCTTCCATAGCATTTCTGACAAGACAGGCCACTATAGAAGGCGCTACGTTGCAAACGCCTCTCCGGAATCCGGAGGAGGTGTTGGAATGGATGACCCGGGGCTTCACCAAGATCTGCCTGTCGGTAGATTCGGAGGATGAGCTGGACAGGGTTTACCAGCAGGCGGTGGAAGATGGATTGAATGCCACGCTGATCACAGATTCGGGGTTAACAGAATTCGGAGGGGTGCCCACCAAAACCTGTTGCGCAATCGGCCCTAACCTGAATGAAGAGATCGACCGTATCACGAAAGATCTAAAGCTGCTTTAA
- a CDS encoding YwbE family protein, with protein MDWQYRKNIYPGLEVAIILKKDQRSGKKTYGIVKDLLTSAAYHSRGIKVRLEDGQVGRVIETDVTGDED; from the coding sequence ATGGACTGGCAATACAGAAAAAATATCTACCCCGGCCTGGAAGTGGCCATCATCCTGAAAAAGGATCAACGTAGCGGGAAAAAGACTTATGGCATCGTGAAGGATCTGCTGACTTCAGCAGCGTATCATTCCCGCGGGATCAAGGTTCGGCTGGAAGACGGGCAGGTTGGGCGTGTTATAGAAACGGATGTAACAGGCGACGAAGATTGA
- a CDS encoding slipin family protein, with the protein MRRVTINAYERGLVFRNGAYQRMLLEGRHWLINEDVTVYDTNKPFVSPIELNILLQDDAVAAALQVVEVSDTEIVLHYENGLLKEVLTAGRYAFWKNMIDRKFVRADISKIDITESLDRATLCHRLVAPFVRSFTVENHEQAVMLVDGKYTTILYSGVYFWWKNSITITVSKIDTRQLQVEISGQEILTRDKAALRVNAWAQYRITDIQKAVLQNKEHERQLYVLFQLALREYIAVLNFDELLEKRESLAPAILEAVSRKSEALGISVTGFGIRDIILPGDVKDIMNQVLVAEKKAQANIIMRREETASTRSLMNTARLMDDNPMLFKLKEMEYVEKIAEKISSISLNGNGMLIDQLKQIFTK; encoded by the coding sequence ATGAGAAGAGTAACTATCAACGCCTACGAAAGAGGGTTGGTTTTCAGGAATGGAGCTTACCAGCGAATGCTGCTGGAAGGACGTCACTGGCTGATCAATGAAGACGTGACTGTTTATGACACCAATAAGCCTTTCGTTTCCCCCATTGAACTGAACATCCTGTTGCAGGATGATGCCGTAGCAGCAGCGCTGCAGGTAGTAGAAGTAAGCGATACAGAAATCGTATTGCATTATGAGAACGGATTACTGAAGGAAGTATTGACTGCCGGAAGGTATGCTTTCTGGAAGAATATGATCGACAGAAAGTTTGTCAGGGCTGATATTTCCAAGATAGATATCACCGAAAGCCTGGACCGCGCTACTTTATGCCACCGGCTGGTAGCGCCGTTCGTAAGGTCTTTCACGGTGGAGAATCATGAACAGGCAGTTATGCTCGTTGATGGAAAGTACACTACTATCCTTTATTCCGGCGTGTACTTCTGGTGGAAGAACAGTATCACCATCACTGTTAGTAAGATAGATACCCGGCAGCTGCAGGTGGAGATAAGCGGACAGGAAATTCTGACCAGGGATAAGGCTGCGCTGCGGGTAAACGCCTGGGCACAGTACCGGATCACCGATATTCAAAAGGCTGTGTTGCAGAACAAGGAACATGAGCGTCAGTTGTATGTCCTGTTTCAGCTGGCACTGAGAGAATACATTGCGGTACTGAACTTCGATGAGCTCCTGGAAAAGAGGGAAAGCCTTGCTCCTGCCATCCTCGAAGCCGTTAGCAGAAAGAGTGAAGCATTAGGGATATCCGTTACCGGTTTCGGTATCCGTGATATCATACTGCCAGGCGACGTCAAGGACATCATGAACCAGGTACTGGTGGCTGAAAAGAAGGCACAGGCCAATATCATCATGCGAAGGGAAGAAACTGCCAGCACCAGAAGCCTGATGAATACTGCCAGGCTGATGGATGATAATCCGATGCTGTTCAAGCTGAAGGAAATGGAGTACGTGGAGAAGATCGCTGAAAAGATCAGCAGCATCAGTCTTAACGGAAATGGTATGTTGATTGATCAGTTGAAGCAAATATTCACGAAGTAA
- a CDS encoding helix-turn-helix domain-containing protein yields MKQFIPSASLPPDLPHNNSQPVMYDPEQQVFVTLYSEILPVEQDVMDLFHVLKAGDGDIVSTNHIQDTIFGKGIRRRSRLDVLLQKLRQLLSRGTGMSIRNKKGIGYRLIYVKPKSITVVPLETLRSIASEQHNNTI; encoded by the coding sequence ATGAAACAATTCATTCCATCTGCAAGTCTCCCACCGGATCTGCCACACAACAATAGTCAGCCCGTTATGTATGATCCGGAACAACAGGTATTTGTGACCCTATACTCGGAAATCCTGCCTGTAGAACAAGACGTAATGGACCTTTTTCATGTACTGAAAGCCGGCGATGGCGACATTGTTAGTACCAACCACATTCAGGACACCATTTTCGGTAAAGGCATCAGAAGGAGAAGCCGCCTGGATGTATTGCTGCAAAAGCTGAGGCAACTACTCAGCAGAGGCACGGGAATGAGTATTAGGAACAAGAAAGGAATCGGCTACAGGCTGATCTATGTAAAACCCAAATCTATCACCGTTGTTCCGTTGGAAACCCTGCGTAGCATTGCATCGGAGCAACACAATAACACCATATGA